In Haloarchaeobius litoreus, the following are encoded in one genomic region:
- a CDS encoding methylaspartate ammonia-lyase, whose product MRIESVRAVPTVSGFFFDDQRAIKEGATQDGFAYDGEPVTPGFEDIREAGEALTVELELEDGSVATGDCCAVQYSGAGGRDPLFRAEKYRPVVEGTVASALRGRDATEFAENADIVEELPAARPTEDGGATGGDDGDSTDQLHTAVRYGVSQALLEAAALANRETMTETLADALGTTPATEPVPVFGQSGDDRYTNAEKMIIKGVPVLPHGLFNSVEKLGEDGEGLREYVDWLATRAVELGPEGYDPTIHVDVYGVLGDVLGAPYDRAAVTDYFGTLAAAAGPFDVQVEGPMDAGGREEQIHEMTELRDGLASAGVDVDIVADEWCNTFEDVRAFVDAGAADLVQVKTPDLGGVQRSAAAVRYCDGTDTRAYLGGTCNETVTSARTCAHVALATDAAQTLAKPGMGFDEGFMVVTNEMRRALARMRPTPEATADD is encoded by the coding sequence GTGCGGATTGAGTCCGTCCGGGCCGTCCCGACGGTCTCGGGGTTCTTCTTCGACGACCAGCGAGCCATCAAAGAGGGCGCGACACAGGACGGCTTCGCCTACGACGGCGAGCCCGTCACGCCCGGATTCGAGGATATCCGCGAGGCCGGCGAGGCGCTCACGGTCGAGCTCGAACTCGAAGACGGCAGCGTCGCGACGGGCGACTGCTGCGCCGTCCAGTACTCCGGTGCCGGCGGTCGCGACCCGCTCTTTCGTGCCGAGAAATACCGCCCGGTCGTCGAGGGTACGGTCGCGTCGGCACTCCGGGGCCGGGACGCCACCGAGTTCGCCGAGAACGCCGACATCGTCGAGGAGCTACCGGCCGCGCGCCCGACCGAGGACGGCGGCGCGACGGGGGGTGACGACGGGGACAGCACGGACCAGCTCCACACCGCGGTCCGCTACGGCGTCTCGCAGGCGCTGCTCGAAGCGGCTGCACTCGCGAACCGGGAGACGATGACGGAGACGCTGGCCGACGCGCTCGGGACGACCCCGGCGACCGAACCGGTGCCCGTCTTCGGCCAGTCCGGCGACGACCGGTACACGAACGCCGAGAAGATGATCATAAAGGGCGTCCCCGTCCTCCCGCACGGGCTGTTCAACAGCGTCGAGAAGCTCGGCGAGGACGGCGAGGGGCTGCGCGAGTACGTCGACTGGCTCGCGACGCGCGCGGTCGAACTCGGCCCCGAGGGCTACGACCCCACGATTCACGTCGACGTGTACGGGGTGCTGGGCGACGTGCTCGGTGCACCCTACGACCGCGCCGCGGTGACGGACTACTTCGGCACGCTCGCCGCGGCGGCCGGTCCCTTCGACGTGCAGGTCGAGGGACCGATGGACGCGGGCGGCCGCGAGGAGCAGATACACGAGATGACCGAGCTCCGCGACGGGCTCGCGTCGGCCGGCGTCGACGTCGACATCGTCGCCGACGAGTGGTGCAACACCTTCGAGGACGTTCGCGCGTTCGTCGACGCTGGCGCGGCCGACCTCGTGCAGGTGAAGACGCCAGACCTGGGCGGTGTCCAGCGCTCCGCTGCGGCCGTGCGCTACTGCGATGGTACCGACACCCGGGCGTACCTCGGCGGCACCTGCAACGAGACGGTCACCTCCGCGCGGACCTGCGCCCACGTCGCGCTCGCGACCGACGCGGCCCAGACCCTCGCCAAGCCCGGCATGGGTTTCGACGAGGGCTTCATGGTCGTGACCAACGAGATGCGACGTGCACTCGCCCGGATGCGACCCACGCCGGAGGCGACGGCCGACGACTGA
- the mct gene encoding succinyl-CoA:mesaconate CoA-transferase, translating to MGALEDVTVVDLTQVLAGPYCTMLLADMGADVVKVERPGGDLIRPNPPFAGDGDEEPYGGYFQSVNRGKRSIELDLGDDRDREDFLRLVEKADVVVENYRAGTMERFDLGYETLKEHNPELVYSSIRGFGDPRTGATDRQGQPSFDLIAQALGGVMEITGQEDGPPTKVGPGIGDLFTAVLNAVGILGALHHRDRTGEGQYVDTAMYDAMVSMCERTVYHYSYTDEVLTRQGNSHPTLFPYNSFETSDGHVVVAAFSDGHWRALCESMDRPDLVADYPDAGSRLRNRDALRAEIADWTREHSEQAVVDALEGEVPVAPVQDTADIFDDPHVHERGMLADVEQPGADRDVTVAGCPIKFSETPTGPQGRAPLLDEHRDELLGEQRDDGAERATGDD from the coding sequence ATGGGAGCGCTCGAAGACGTCACCGTCGTCGACCTCACACAGGTCCTCGCAGGCCCGTACTGTACGATGCTGCTCGCGGACATGGGCGCGGACGTAGTGAAGGTCGAGCGGCCGGGGGGCGACCTCATCCGGCCGAACCCGCCGTTCGCGGGCGACGGCGACGAGGAACCCTACGGCGGCTACTTCCAGTCGGTCAACCGCGGCAAGCGGTCGATCGAGCTCGACCTCGGCGACGACCGCGACCGCGAGGACTTCCTCCGGCTCGTCGAGAAAGCGGACGTGGTCGTCGAGAACTACCGCGCAGGCACGATGGAACGCTTCGACCTCGGCTACGAGACGCTCAAGGAACACAACCCCGAGCTCGTCTACTCCTCCATCCGTGGCTTCGGGGACCCCCGGACGGGAGCGACCGACAGACAGGGCCAGCCCAGCTTCGACCTCATCGCGCAGGCGCTCGGCGGCGTCATGGAGATCACCGGCCAGGAGGACGGCCCGCCGACGAAGGTGGGCCCCGGTATCGGCGACCTGTTCACCGCCGTCCTCAACGCCGTCGGCATCCTCGGCGCGCTGCACCACCGCGACCGGACCGGCGAGGGCCAGTACGTCGACACCGCCATGTACGACGCGATGGTGTCGATGTGCGAGCGCACCGTCTACCACTACTCCTACACCGACGAGGTGCTCACCCGACAGGGCAACTCGCACCCGACGCTGTTCCCGTACAACTCCTTCGAGACGAGCGACGGTCACGTCGTGGTCGCCGCCTTCTCCGACGGCCACTGGCGCGCGCTCTGCGAGTCGATGGACCGTCCGGACCTCGTCGCCGACTACCCGGACGCGGGCTCGCGCCTGCGCAACCGGGACGCACTGCGCGCGGAGATCGCCGACTGGACCCGCGAACACTCCGAGCAAGCGGTCGTCGACGCGCTGGAGGGCGAGGTTCCGGTCGCGCCGGTACAGGACACCGCCGACATCTTCGACGACCCGCACGTCCACGAGCGGGGGATGCTCGCCGACGTGGAACAGCCCGGTGCCGACCGGGACGTCACCGTCGCCGGCTGCCCCATCAAGTTCTCCGAGACGCCGACCGGCCCGCAGGGGCGCGCCCCCCTGCTCGACGAACACCGCGACGAACTGCTCGGCGAGCAGCGCGACGATGGAGCGGAACGGGCGACCGGCGACGACTGA
- the glmS gene encoding methylaspartate mutase subunit S — translation MPTTVILGVIGSDAHVVGITILDQALSAAGFDVENLGVQTSQEEFAAAASEHDADAVLVSSLYGHAEQDCQGFHELLAREDIDATTYIGGNLAVGQDDFEQTRTTFRTLGFDRVFDSETTPEEVIRSLERDLGISTREAETDRVQA, via the coding sequence ATGCCCACGACAGTCATCCTCGGTGTCATCGGCTCCGACGCACACGTCGTCGGAATCACGATCCTCGACCAGGCCCTCTCCGCAGCGGGCTTCGACGTCGAGAACCTCGGCGTCCAGACCTCCCAGGAGGAGTTCGCAGCAGCCGCGAGCGAGCACGACGCCGACGCTGTACTCGTCTCCTCGCTGTACGGGCACGCCGAGCAGGACTGTCAGGGGTTCCACGAGCTCCTGGCCCGCGAGGACATCGACGCCACCACCTACATCGGTGGCAACCTCGCGGTCGGTCAGGACGACTTCGAGCAGACCCGGACGACGTTCCGGACGCTCGGGTTCGACCGGGTCTTCGACTCGGAGACGACACCGGAGGAGGTCATTCGGTCCCTCGAACGGGACCTGGGGATCTCCACCCGGGAGGCCGAGACGGATCGAGTTCAGGCCTGA
- a CDS encoding methylaspartate mutase subunit E, which produces MIRDERLTADELQRIDDHIRDDWPTGAAVDFEAAIAYHESLPAHKQFADVLESADRPLLQPRAGVPRLDDQVNLLTHLHDEGAADLLPTTIDSYTRDNEYGKAQEGLETARESGDATLNGFPAVNHGVEGCRELIDRVDAPIEVRHGTPDARLLAAVTFAGGFQSFEGGPISYNIPYTKEGSLAQTIEHWQYVDRLAGAYTERGVTINREPFGPLTGTLVPPSIAIAIMLVEGKLAATQGVRSLTLGYGQVGNVVQDVAALRALRKLGNEYLPDEVCVTTVFHEWMGGFPPDEARANGVIGLGGTTAAIARPDKVITKSPQEFQGVPTKEANAAGLRTTRQLIDMVVEQDIVLDGVDEEQALIERETRCLMDAIDAHGDGDVAQGTIEAFGSGALDVPFAPSDAAEGAVLPARDDDGRVRIFEWGELAMDDDIKEIHGARLADRAETEGRKQSFRMVADDVDAISDGKLIGRPTGTDAGTDPRGDGGESRAD; this is translated from the coding sequence ATGATACGCGACGAACGCCTCACCGCCGACGAGTTGCAACGCATCGACGACCACATCCGCGACGACTGGCCGACCGGTGCGGCGGTCGACTTCGAGGCGGCCATCGCCTACCACGAGTCCCTGCCCGCGCACAAGCAGTTCGCGGACGTGCTGGAGTCGGCGGACCGACCGCTGCTCCAGCCCCGGGCGGGCGTCCCGCGCCTCGACGACCAGGTGAACCTGCTGACCCACCTCCACGACGAGGGCGCGGCGGACCTGCTCCCGACGACCATCGACTCGTACACGCGCGACAACGAGTACGGGAAGGCCCAGGAGGGCCTGGAGACGGCCCGCGAGTCCGGCGACGCGACCCTGAACGGCTTCCCGGCCGTCAACCACGGCGTCGAGGGCTGTCGCGAGCTCATCGACCGCGTCGACGCGCCCATCGAGGTGCGTCACGGCACGCCCGACGCACGCCTCCTCGCCGCCGTCACGTTCGCCGGCGGCTTCCAGAGCTTCGAGGGCGGCCCCATCTCCTACAACATCCCGTACACGAAGGAGGGGAGTCTCGCCCAGACCATCGAGCACTGGCAGTACGTCGACCGCCTCGCCGGCGCGTACACCGAGCGCGGCGTCACCATCAACCGCGAGCCGTTCGGCCCGCTCACCGGGACGCTCGTCCCGCCGAGCATCGCCATCGCAATCATGCTCGTCGAGGGGAAGCTGGCCGCCACGCAGGGCGTCCGGAGCCTCACGCTGGGCTACGGGCAGGTCGGCAACGTCGTGCAGGACGTGGCAGCGCTCCGCGCGCTCCGAAAGCTCGGCAACGAGTACCTCCCCGACGAGGTGTGCGTGACGACCGTCTTCCACGAGTGGATGGGCGGGTTCCCGCCGGACGAGGCCCGCGCCAACGGCGTCATCGGCCTCGGCGGGACCACGGCCGCCATCGCTCGCCCGGACAAGGTCATCACGAAGTCGCCACAGGAGTTCCAGGGCGTGCCGACGAAGGAGGCCAACGCGGCCGGCCTCCGTACCACGCGCCAGCTCATCGACATGGTGGTCGAGCAGGACATCGTCCTCGACGGCGTCGACGAGGAGCAGGCGCTCATCGAGCGCGAGACGCGCTGTCTCATGGACGCCATCGATGCCCACGGCGACGGCGACGTCGCGCAGGGCACCATCGAGGCGTTCGGATCCGGCGCGCTGGACGTCCCGTTCGCGCCGAGCGACGCCGCCGAAGGGGCGGTCCTCCCGGCCCGCGACGACGACGGCCGCGTCCGGATCTTCGAGTGGGGCGAGCTGGCAATGGACGACGACATCAAGGAGATCCACGGGGCCCGCCTCGCGGACCGCGCGGAGACCGAGGGCCGCAAGCAGTCGTTCCGGATGGTCGCCGACGACGTCGACGCCATCAGCGACGGCAAGCTCATCGGGCGACCGACCGGGACGGATGCCGGCACCGACCCCCGCGGCGACGGGGGTGAGTCTCGTGCGGATTGA
- a CDS encoding DUF5785 family protein: MSNEWPHDPDGEEGSEGMRKYGMAVLAKKLDEDGDFPLKAADFVEEHGDEPIRLNSKRVVSVADIFEHVTEGEFEDIVTFHKAVGRAMRAGGFWEFHPKAGESNIKHA; this comes from the coding sequence ATGAGCAACGAGTGGCCCCACGACCCGGACGGAGAGGAGGGCAGCGAGGGGATGCGCAAGTACGGGATGGCGGTCCTCGCGAAGAAGCTGGACGAGGACGGGGACTTCCCGCTGAAGGCGGCGGACTTCGTCGAGGAGCACGGCGACGAGCCGATCAGACTGAACTCGAAGCGCGTCGTCAGTGTCGCGGACATCTTCGAGCACGTGACGGAGGGCGAGTTCGAGGACATCGTCACGTTCCACAAGGCCGTCGGCAGGGCGATGCGGGCCGGTGGCTTCTGGGAGTTCCACCCGAAGGCCGGCGAGTCGAACATCAAGCACGCCTGA
- a CDS encoding hybrid sensor histidine kinase/response regulator, whose protein sequence is MSAHAVLVVDADPEVATGLEARLSATETAMSVSSVATVADATAAVADGTVDCVVSEHELSDGVGVELLRRLGEGYPDLTRVLFTDVGSEAVASDAVETGVDAYIPKQLGADGRGDAPATDDAYDRLVAAVEAGLERAERSAVDPDSTAAKIDTLHDVAMDLENCTDEAEIYQVAVEAADKVLEFDMSNIDIVADGMLKPMQTSAEMPKDGVESVPLGGESVAARVARTGEATYNEDLRQVLDADPTQMTYRSGLTVPISDIGVFQAISEEIAAFDQADLELAETLMQHVAESVKRTRFQRTLREERDRFAALFENVPDPVVRLSTGDSPTIDAVNEAFAATFDCDAEAVVGTPVDEVLVAPATAGGEAVFPGIGAADDATPTQLRLAAADGPRDFLVHVVPVDRRFATGDEPDEVYGFYADITPTKERERELARQNERLDEFASIVSHDLRNPLNIAEGHLQLATERIGDDDDLGEVAWAHGRMRELIENLLSLARTGSVVDEPGELSLSATADQAWSSVHLPDAQLDIVDDVRVRADHGRLTDLLVNLFRNAVDHGRPDVTVRVGSLDDAGFYVADDGPGIPDDTREQVFDSGFTTSDGGTGFGLAIVEQVATAHGWTVTTTESEHGGARFEFLTDDGTDPLAREHVVSVDED, encoded by the coding sequence ATGTCCGCCCACGCCGTGCTGGTCGTCGACGCGGACCCCGAGGTCGCCACCGGCCTCGAAGCGCGTCTGTCGGCCACAGAGACCGCGATGTCCGTCAGTTCCGTAGCTACAGTGGCGGACGCCACGGCGGCGGTCGCCGACGGCACGGTCGACTGCGTCGTGAGCGAGCACGAACTCTCCGACGGTGTCGGTGTGGAGCTGCTCCGTCGGCTCGGCGAGGGCTATCCGGACCTCACCCGGGTCCTGTTCACCGACGTGGGCTCCGAGGCGGTCGCGAGCGACGCCGTCGAGACCGGCGTCGACGCCTACATCCCGAAGCAGCTGGGGGCCGATGGCCGGGGGGACGCCCCGGCGACCGACGACGCGTACGACCGCCTCGTGGCGGCCGTCGAGGCGGGCCTCGAACGCGCGGAGCGCTCGGCGGTCGACCCCGACAGCACCGCAGCCAAGATCGACACGCTCCACGACGTGGCGATGGACCTGGAGAACTGCACCGACGAGGCCGAGATCTACCAGGTCGCAGTCGAGGCGGCCGACAAGGTACTCGAGTTCGACATGTCCAACATCGACATCGTGGCGGACGGTATGTTGAAACCCATGCAGACGTCGGCGGAGATGCCGAAGGACGGCGTCGAGTCGGTGCCGCTCGGCGGGGAGAGCGTCGCCGCCCGCGTCGCTCGTACCGGGGAGGCAACGTACAACGAGGACCTCCGACAGGTGCTCGACGCGGACCCGACACAGATGACGTACCGGTCCGGACTGACGGTCCCCATCTCCGACATCGGGGTGTTCCAGGCCATCTCCGAGGAGATCGCGGCGTTCGACCAGGCGGACCTCGAGCTCGCGGAGACCCTGATGCAGCACGTCGCCGAGAGCGTGAAGCGGACCCGGTTCCAGCGGACCCTTCGCGAGGAGCGCGACCGGTTCGCGGCGCTGTTCGAGAACGTCCCGGACCCCGTCGTCAGGCTCTCCACGGGCGATTCACCGACCATCGACGCGGTCAACGAGGCGTTCGCCGCGACGTTCGACTGCGACGCCGAGGCGGTCGTCGGGACTCCCGTCGACGAGGTGCTGGTCGCCCCGGCCACCGCCGGCGGCGAGGCGGTGTTCCCAGGTATCGGGGCCGCAGACGACGCGACCCCGACCCAGCTCCGACTGGCGGCCGCTGACGGGCCGCGTGACTTCCTAGTCCACGTCGTCCCCGTCGACCGGCGCTTCGCCACCGGTGACGAGCCAGACGAGGTGTACGGCTTCTACGCCGACATCACGCCCACGAAGGAGCGCGAGCGCGAGCTCGCCCGGCAGAACGAACGGCTCGACGAGTTCGCGAGCATCGTCAGCCACGACCTCCGCAACCCCCTGAACATCGCGGAGGGACACCTCCAGCTGGCCACCGAACGCATCGGCGACGACGACGACCTCGGCGAGGTGGCGTGGGCCCACGGCCGGATGCGCGAGCTCATCGAGAACCTGCTCTCGCTGGCCCGGACCGGCTCGGTCGTCGACGAACCCGGCGAGCTCTCGCTCTCGGCCACGGCCGACCAGGCCTGGTCCTCCGTCCACCTCCCCGATGCACAGCTCGACATCGTCGACGACGTCCGCGTCCGGGCGGACCATGGCCGGCTCACTGACCTGCTCGTGAACCTGTTCCGGAACGCCGTCGACCACGGGCGACCGGACGTGACTGTCCGGGTCGGCTCCCTCGACGACGCCGGGTTCTACGTCGCAGACGACGGCCCCGGCATCCCGGATGATACACGAGAGCAGGTGTTCGACTCCGGCTTCACGACCAGCGACGGCGGGACCGGCTTCGGCCTCGCCATCGTCGAACAGGTGGCGACCGCCCACGGCTGGACGGTCACAACGACCGAGAGCGAGCACGGCGGCGCGCGGTTCGAGTTCCTGACCGACGACGGAACGGACCCGCTCGCACGGGAGCACGTGGTGTCGGTCGACGAGGACTGA